DNA from Gadus chalcogrammus isolate NIFS_2021 chromosome 11, NIFS_Gcha_1.0, whole genome shotgun sequence:
atctatggataatatgggtttctacgagccattgcgatacatccaccgtaaacagagcgcatggtactgtcagtggctacaagctgctcagggccacacccccacccccctccttgacctgccttgacacgcccaccatATCGTCGCTGTCCGATGAAACTCGCGTATATCCAAAACGGTTACTTTTcaggaaatgaaaaaaacaccctAATTTCAAAGCAGTTGAACGTAGCGTTGTCATACTTGGTACGTCTTCTTTAAATGTAGTCGTAATATTGCCAATGTGATGGTATAGTTCACATTTTACCAAAATCGAGTTTAAATGGACATACGTGCATATTTCACAGTAACGGTGGTCGATACGCGTTCTTCCGATCATGAATGGGCAAGTCGCGTTTCATACTGACAAATGAATAGGCTACGCTAAGTTTATTAAATAGCCTACGTCCAACCTAAGGCTATTTAATAAACTGAGCATAGCCTATTAATCTTGTCAGTATGAAAATCAGTGTACTGATTCATTGTCCCTTCATATTTATGTCTCCTGCTAACTATGAAGCGATAATGAATCAAGCTATACAGAGGTTGTAACGTTAGACCTACCGTAATTGTgtcactcctccactccttgACCTACGTCTCAGGCGACAAGGGGAAAACTTTTTCTTGCGATAAagttaggcctactgtaaaggAAAGCTATTGTCTCACCAGGCTAtcatcaaaataatatttatttggcactgtattgcagaaaagaaaaggaaaaatgaagCTGCCATTTCACTAAACTCCAACTAGCCCGTTCCTGTTTAAGCAGTTACGGCTAATTAGACTCACTACTGCTACTACAGGTGGAATTATAAAATAGCAACTTGCCTAAATGCAAGATTTTAATCATGTCTTTCCTGTCAGATTGGCAGATAGGAATTCCAAGAGTTCAACAGATAAAACCAAGTCATTTtcaaacatgcacataaacaatTACTTCTCAATACTCAATAAATATAACATTtcattaatatattaatcaatAAGACATGTATATAGGTAGTCAGAAAAACCACACTGGCttttatcaataaataaataaataatgtttaataGTGGTGTGTATGTTATTGTTTGTGCTATTTGAGCTGACCATCACTCATGGTCAAGTGCATCATAAAATGGATGAAAGTCCTTCGGTAAGACATGTTTCAGTTCTTGAAGGTGCTTGAACTTCAGTGCTTTAATTTTCTGGGGGGATGTATAGAGTGGGGCCACGCTGACACACGCCTTCCTCAGGGATGGGGATGTGAAGGGTTGCCAGTTGTCGGAGTGGAGTAATTTGAACTCCATACTGCCGTCCACATTGTATCTAATAGAGAGATGAAAGGAAAGAGGGATGTCGGCGAACAGAGAATAGGAGGGAACCAAAAGCAAGTTTAGATTTatgaaacaaaatattttaatatgatgtggcAAATATTTCATGTATGAAAAAGTAGTCTGTACAGACCTGACTGCTCGGAGGTCATGCACCGTAGGATCGCCTGCTTTGCTACCAGGTCGAATTGACTTGCAGATTTTCACTTTGCTGAAGTCTTGGAAAAAGCTGTAATCAACATACTTCAGCTCGTATGGTTTTGGACTTGAACGAGCTCCCCGAATGACTGCAGCATACTCAGCTGGAACATGTACATCTCGGTTCCTTAGCTTTCTTTCGATCACACTGTGCACAGAGTCACATTCCATCTGTGTGTGGCCTCTTTGAAGGTACTTCTGCGTCACttgcttttttctttcagtGGCAAACTTTAAGAGGGCATTGCTCAGGACCAGGTTTCGGTTTTGATAACCACACCCATCACTCCAAAGAATGAATTCAGTGTAAGTGAGGTGTGTTTCAAGATAGTCCACAATGCAGGAGGCAAACTCATTGgcagagacccccccctcaccctcatgCCAAAGGTAATTTGTCGCTTCATGTGATGCCATATTGTAGATGGTAAAATTATGGACACTCAGCTTCATTTTGAAATAGAGGGCAGACGCTTGAAGCTTTGGGCAGAGGAGAAGGCCCTGCAGATCCATGCATGCAACCAAGGTGGTGTTATTTGCAAGTTGCTTGTCCCTATCCTTTTCTGCTCGTGCCTCGTCCTTCTTAACGCAGTGTTCCTCCCACACAGCAGCCTCGATGTTCCCGGCTTTGAAGGCACAGCAAGTGTCACACTGATCTTTTTTTGGATGGAACAATGACAGATTTAATTCTTTAAAGGTGTTACTGAACACTTGTCTTGACAGAGCCTGGATGCCGTTGGCTGCACATGCCTGCTTATATTGTGAGTGgagatgattgattgatttgaatAAAGGCTCCAGGTACATCTTGGAAGAGGAGGACCTACAGTAGTGCGATGGTACTTTCGGCAGTTCAAGAAGAAAGGACTTTAGGAAGTCCCGCTCCTCTGTCCTCACCCTCACTCTTGCCGTCTTCTCAGGACTTTCATCTCTTCTTCCAACCCATTTTAGAACACTCCACTGCTTGATGCCAAGGGTCGACAGGAACATCCGCTGACAAACTCTGAGCCTTTTACCATcaacacataaaaaacaacagagagaTGCTGACCTCCGAGACTGAACCGCTTCTGTCCGGCGCCGCTTGACATCACTCACCTCCACCAGTGACTTCACATagattttcctttctttccagTCCAATTTCCCCCAAAAATACTTGAATATTTTTTCCCTCTTCCCTTCATCGATTTCGGTGCAGTGTAGTTTGCTGGATTTCCGGCAGGCCTCAGCCAGGCACCGCCCCtccatttttctttcttctatgttgatgaattcatttttttttcgtCCAAGATATGATTGGCCCCTCATTCTTCTCCTTTTCTGAATGTTACCCTTCCAAGCGTCTGGGTTGGCCCTCTTTCTTGACCTTCCCCGGTCAAcagcaacatcaacatcaacagcATCTTCATatgattaaaagaaaaacaaaagaaaacatgtttcacAAATTCACATTTCTGTTACATGGTTTCTTAGCATGTGGaagtatgtgtgtcagtgtgtaggcATGCATTAAAGTTTggcattgctgtgtgtgtgtgtgtgtgtgtgtgtgtgtgtgtgtgtgtgtgtgtgtgtgtgtgtgtgtgtgtgtgtgtgtgtgtgtgtgtgtgtgtgtgtgtgtgtgtgtgtgtgtgtgtgtgtgtgtggctgagccCATTAGTAGCTgacagaaatgtaaaaaaacaaattgacaataAGTTACTCACCTTCATTGACAGGTGTGTATTCCGGGTCATTTTCAGGATTGTGTTCAAGTGAGTCTAAGAGCAATATAGAGGAACACATTTAGTACAACAAATGCACTTATGACATCATTCTGAAAGAAGATTGCATTCATTTGGACTCATAATTGATTAAATACACTAGATTTGTAATTAGTAATGGGCTTTAGTCTGTCCAACTCAAAACCAATGTGAGGTGGAGACTGTAGTGTAGCCTAATCTgagaataagaataataagataCTTACCATCACTGGCACTTTCAGAGTGATTGTCATTATCACTTTCCAGAGAATCTAAcaacaataaaatataatgtaCATTTAGCACACGACAATGCTTTAAAAATTCAGAACTGAGCAGCAAACGTACCTATTCTCTATGAGTAATCATTTTTAATTTAGCTACATACAATTTGATGAGTTAGTATTTGGATTCCTTCCTTGATCAAGGGAATCAGAACAACAAGTGTGGCAGGCTTTCATCTTAATGTGCAACACATCAATAGGCTTTGGGTTGCAGAATAGTAGGTAGCTGCTACTGggagaaaaaatatttaagccTAAAGTACATACCCTCATTGGCAGCTGTATTTGCACCGTCACTTTCAACTGAATCTGACAATGACAGAGGGAAACCATTTAGAGTAATGAATACAGTTTAGACTTTCCTGTCTGGTTGACTCAATTTTAGTTTCCTACAAACCTTCCTCCTCATTGTTGACCCTCACGTTCGCCTCAAGTACCCTATCATACCTGACATTGACCATTTCACACATCTCcttaagagagaaagacatcCTGAAGAAAGGGAAAAACCCAGATCAGAAAAAAATATAGCGCTATGCCCAGTCAACATAGCTTCAATTCGGAAATCCTATTAAAGTACagctaaattaattaataaataaccaaagattgaagttggaggatgcttgcaggtaggcaaaaaccctcaactagtttggtggtttagtcaaatatcctattggCGCTTCTCATTGGCTATGCAGCTTAAATAAttacataatcaggccgtatagaatgcaaaatgtttaatagcctaactttcaatagatgggaaAATACATGAACatctaacatgaacgtcgcaataacgaggcatagtgttacgagtagcttatgtgtgtgcgcgagaatggcagtgtgcgcatgtgtgtgtgtgagtgacgtcagcgagtgagtggacgagcgagcgGTAGGTGCGTCTATcacgcgctaccgctcgctcgctgacgtcactcacacacacacatacgcacactgccattctcgcgcacacacatacgttactcgtaacactatgcctcgttatgaAGGCGGGAAtaaagcggccaccgattattgacaggatgggtaggcctactttattctaccggaatAGTTTGCTTATTCACTAGAcagtgtctagtgaagaagcgaacgattCTGGTAGTTCgctcgcttcttcactagacactgTCTAGTGAATaagcttcttcactagacactgTCTCGTGAATAAGCGAACGattccggtagaataaagtaggcctacccatcctgtcaataatcggtggccgcttcattccgacctataagcagacaaactgccggtcaaatcacagaaaacaatagagacagggatcacacaggcaatctttttcgcgcttggcccaatctcgataaatgtcgttcatatcgcatatgaggacttcgaagGGTGTGGAGAAATGAAATACTCCGTaaccacggagagctgtcatcacagagagggcatctcgtcgcaaaTTTACGGCATCAATAagagggggcgctgtcagcagactattattagACAAATTAACAAATTTCAATCGGACAATTttaccggagagttagaaagggcgtatcgcgcttctgccttctcacactgcgagacaggttcgtggcttaaAAAGTTAAAGTGAGTGTCGCGATTACGGTTTCGATACGCGTTACAGCCCTATTTAGCCTACTTAATTGACGTTCTTCAGTCAGGTTCACAATAAAACATATTCGGTGAAAATTACTTTATCTTATATTGCAACTAGAATAAACTTGAGAACAGTtgacaaaaaaactaaataccTTACCTTCAAAGTGTTATTCGGCTACCCGATGATGCGCTTCCAGAGACGCTAATGAGATGACTCCACAGGGCGGGAGATACGCGGCGGGACTGACAGCTTTGACACCAAATGGATATACTTGAAAATCAGATGACGTGtttcacaacttttcattgGTCAATTAGGTTCATGACGCATACTGTATACGGAAATGAACCTGGACATAACTATCATCGTAAAATCTCAAAATCGGCAAAAATGGACATACGCGGTTTTCATCGGACAGCGACGATATACAGaccgcatggtagtggctacaagctgctcagggccacacccccacccccctccttgacctgccttgacactcccaccgaaacagcgcgtttgagggaagctcaatgtgcgactgtttcggagtgactataactctgcaccacggctgaatttcggggacgtctttgaatactgtgtttgtggcccactaatacctatattaaagcatcataaaatagaatggcatgggatctttaacctTGAGTTCCAAGTGCAGGTGGTGACTTATATCAtttgcgtcgagagcagcggagagctgtagttcacaaagcggcctcccacaaaacctaacattatcaatcTTTTTCgtgatttttaaaaaaaaatgtgcatgaggattatcatttaaatccacaaacaatgtgtaatccagggcatataaagactgggaccagaaaataattactttccaTCCATTGAAACACactcatatttttcgatctcataggtcccatgggctctaccggaaggggcttGACTTTGCCACTCTATTTAACAGATGTTCAACTTGAATCCCGCCCCTTTAACGTGTCGAAATCCCCCGCTTGCACGCAAGTCTTCCCACAATCCCTTGCTCTCTACGATAACCAGGAAGCGTGGCCAATCGGAGACCACCATATGTTTTTGACATATTTTCAAATGGAAACTTTCTTTAAACCTTTATCAAAGCACATTCCAGGATATGTTTTTCACGTAAAGTATTCTTGCTACAACAAAACGTGTCGTGCAATGCGTCTATTTAAAACCACATTAAAGATATACTATTCAAGAGAATTACCATTTCAAGTGCTTTGTAcacaaacttttttttcaaatgaaaccaTTGTGTTTCGGGTGTATCAAGTAGGTCCAGTGAGTTAATCTTTCTGTGAAGTTGCTCAAGCTTTATAGTAGAGTTGGCTACCGCTAAATGTAATTTCTCAATAGCTCTGTGCTCACACTGGCGCGCGTCTAGCTGCCGCCGCGGTTTGCTAGTACGTCTGAAATAATGGGGGCATTCTGTTTTGATGCGCCGCTTCAGCGCCGGAGTGTGTTGGGATTTAAGCTCCCTTAAAAGGGTCAAATAGAGCCCCAAAGCTGACAGAAGGTTGGATTTAAAAACAGTGTGGAGTTCAGTCTTTTTTTATGCAGCATCATATTGAAAAAGTTGCAAGAACTTACGTTTCATGTAGGGGAATgaactttattaaaaaaaaaaaaatgtttctcACACAAGgcagaaaaagagaagaaatgCAAATAGCTTTAACAAAGAACCGGGCCACGACCAAGCACCCTACCAAaaacagtcactcactcactcacacacacacacacacacacacacacacacacacacacacacacacacacacacacacacacacacacacacacacacacacacacacacacacacacacacacaccactggtgGCGAGTAGGGTTCTTTGACCAAATCAAAACGGCAAGAGAACAAGACACACATTGTTGTGATCGTGGCGATACTTACACTAAAACATTGAAACCGGACAGTCGTAACACACAGTATAAAGACAGGCAGCGTTGTCTTTCCAAATTAATCCAAATACAGCACCCCGTAACAAGTGATTTTGAGTAGACTGTCAGAAATAAAACAAGGTTTACAAGTTTACAATACATTTGATTGAGCACATTTCTGTAATACAGACTATACACGCTGTAGTGGGCACTTTCAAACAGAAGGATTGTCTTtgacaaatgaaaaaaaaggaaaaaggtcTCTTCTGGGTTATTTTTCTTGAGGTAACATCAAACCTTCTTAGTGGAGGTAAGCATTTCAACAGGAATACGGCGCTAGTGATTATCTATTAAAAAAAGGGCTCCCCTAACAAGTTCCCTTCTCACTTTGCAATCAGCCTGCTTGACAGTGAATCAATCACAGGCCTGGCCCCTCGTACTCCTCCAACACCAGTCCTCTACATTCCTGCACACatgaaaatctctctctctctctctctctctctctctctctctctctctctctctctctctctctctctctctctctctctctctctccccctctctctctctctccccctctccccctctccccctctcccctgaaGCTGGGTACGAGCCCAGCAGGGAGGAGAGCTTGGCGCAACACAACCCAGGCTATGGGGCTTCTACTTAAGATCTGCTGGAAATTCCTGCAAACCCAAGGGCAGATTTAGTGTTTTTATCCTTCTAACTGCTTTATGTGCAGTGGACTGTAGTCAATAATATGCAATATTAATGCTAGTGCAAAGTCTGTCAGAAGTCCTTTTCTTAAGGATTTAAGCATACATTCTCACGCGGCCACATATTCGTTTGGAGATTTGTTTGTCATTTCCAGAACTGAGACCAGCAAATTGAGAATGTGATTTTAGTTTTTCATTTCCTAAGACAACATTGCAGGACATTATGATAATCGTCAATGTTAAAGTGGATAAAACAGATTCTGAATATGTTATGAATAAAATTAAAATGATAACAATTGGAACATAATTTTGCTAAAGCTGTACACATTGAAGTTTGCTCTAAAATAATCTTTGATGCTAAATCCACAGCATATGCATACAATTTATTTTGAAATCCGACTTGAGACTTCCAAAAAAACTCTTAAAAAGAAAGGGTTCAATCTTCATAATATATACACAACGTAACAACCTACTTTACAGAGCCAACTACACaaatttcacaaacacacagtccaaGTGTCTAGGGCCAGGCTGCAGTTTAAGTGAAAAGGGATCACGACTTGTGGGTTTCAGGGAGTGAATTGGCCTAGTCAGGGTAAAAGAtaatgtgtgtggtgtatgtgtgtgtgtgtgtgtgtgtgtgtgtgtatgtgcacacatgCGCTTCTATGTATACTTCACATGGCTGTCTACATGTTAATCTGCGAATGTTACAGTATGTGAACCTCCTGGGGAGAGTGGAGGCAGGTGGGTGGGGGCCTTCCTCAGATCATGGCCCTTATCACCAGTCTCCCCTTGAGCTGGTGCAGATAGGCGCTCTGCTCTGCCTCCAAGCGCTCGCTGCTCAGTGCTTCGTCCTCACTGTCGGccggctcctccttcaccctgaCGACTGCCCCATGGTGGCAAGGGGGGTCGGCCAGCTCTCCGGTGGAGCCGCCGTCGCTGCTGCAGCCCCTCAGCGTGTGCTTCCGGATGACGCCTCCAGAGGGCACCCTTTCCTCCTGAAGCATGCCGAGGCTGTGCTCTCTGcggtcctcctcatcctcctcggACTCCTGCAGGTGTGCGTTGGGCTGACGTAGCTGCTCGATGGACATGGACAGAAGCTGCGTACCGCATTGGGAACACAGATGGATACATGATATATTGGCCGTTTTTTAACGTAAACGTGGCATAGGGCTGTCTTATTATCAGTTATAATAAGACAGTCCATTACATAAGGGCTGTGTGGATTAGGCTGCTAAcaaatataaatagatataaatataaagaaaGATAGAATAGTATTCACAACATGAGAGCACTGCCTGCCTGTTGCTTTGCTTTAGACAGAAGACCAGTCGCTTATTCTTATTAACACGCTGCGGTTACATTTTATGAATCCAATTTAAAAGAGCTTGGTGTAGCTTACAGGTTTCCTTTCTAAACTAGCATACAAGGTCTaccttaaataaattaaaagtaTATATTCCCGCTCAAAGGAAAATTAATGATAGCAAGATATCAAGTAAATCATAAGGCAatattacgtttttttcaaaggtaTGAAAAGTATGTCCATTTttcaattgctttttttttttttttgattttgccAGACTTAACCACTTTCCATATTTATAAATTTCCTATTTTAAAGGCATTCTAtgtttatattaaatatattgtatttgccACAAGGGGTTGGGAGTTGTCTTAATCATCATGCCGGTGAAAATAAATCTAGCCTAAtgtgaaaacctcaatcaaagccagaaatctaggggttatcatggattcagatttacatttcgacagtcacatcaaatcagttacaaaatcggcatattatcaccttaaaaatgtagcaagacttagagggctcatgtccaccgaagaatACAAAAAcctgtacatgcctttatcactagtaagcttgattactgcaatggtctccttacaggtctcccaaaacaaactctgaggaagctacagcttgttcagaatgctgctgctagagttctaacaaagaccaaaaaatgtgatcatattacaccaattctgaaatcgttacattggcttcctgtaggtcagagaattgattttaaaatcatgttgctaacctataaatccctacatggtttagtgTAGGGATCCaaaaccaaacccaaacccaaaatatttaactgatatgcttccactacatcagccttctagaccactaagatcctctgagaccaatctgttaattatccccagagtaaacacaaaacatggaaaagcaggatttagttactatgcaacaaatagctggaataaactccagaggatttaagacttgccccaacactgagcacctttaaaacaagactgaagactttgctatggctttctgctaaatcttaaatacattgcactttctaaaaagcttttttaactttgcctttattttctattttaatactaaaatgcctttttaactttctattttttgcatatgtttttcttttacttacctataatttaatttaattgtatgacaatgtttatatgtgaagcactttgagtctgccttgtgtctgaaaagtgctttataaataaagttgccttgcctttaaGTTCACATCACATCGCGTAATTTCATTCTAATGACATTTTCGCAGTAAAATTACGTTAACTTGTTAGCTTACCATTAGATTAGTTACCTACCCCAACAGCTGTTGATAGCATTATGTACATCTTTGAACGTGTGCTAGCCCATTGCTGTTATCTGTACCGAAAAATTACTTTATAAGCAAAAAGTACAAAGACCAAATATTACCAAAGTAAGGTCAGTGTTTGGCATCCACTGCATTGGTGGCTGGCATAAGCCACCAAAAAAATAGTGAAAGTAGCAAGCTTGATAAATATCATCGATAATCAATTATCAATAAATTAGGTGTCTACTGGATCACTGTTTTGGCATGTTTCCCCGGAGGTTAGGGGGTAAGGGCATATGACCCCAATAGCATGCGACCAAATATAATGGAGAATAACAGTGAATAATACTAGGGATTTCTCTGGGTTTTAACAATGATGGAATTTGGGATAATGTTATTACACAACTCTATGTAAATAAGGACGTTTTTTAGATATTTTGTAATGCagaaagatatatatttaagaTTTCATATCATATGATTTGATTAAACAACATGCTTTTTAGTCTGATCATTTATTGCAGGATTTCAATATATTCTATATTATACAACGGGTGGCttgaatccagcgatctgattggttcctaactgttgtataatgagcgtatacataactgctatgacgcccaatcattttgtgaaagtttgcatatcactccgcgcctggaagtagaaacggtTATAAGTATAAAAgtagttgtataaaagcaatagcacagttcactgaagcctaaaaatatgttgaataatggagagggtgtaaatgttgttactccgggagtgagcaaggcgatggagagactaacgaaagcttaggcacctccgctgTGCGTCGGGCCaaacaacgccccttaacagtggtataatgagcacataacacagcctgtcgtgatctattgcttaattgtATGTTGATAAGCTACACTCAACATTAAAATATCTGTACCCCAATTTTCACATCGTTGATGGCTAATACAGGATCTCCCGGGCCGTGCCTGATTGTTTATCGTGTAATTAATTTGTCAAAAGGAGGCAGAAAAAACAGCAATCCGTGGCATATTGCAAGCACCAGCCTCATCAGCCAAAATACAACAATTTTATTTAATATCTCCTTTAGTAAAGACTTAGCCTCTTCAGCCAGGCATTAGTAACAGTTGCTAAACCTCTTCCTTAACCCTCTAAGCTCCAGGAAATTCCAACTCCCCCAAAAACTCGCCCGTGTCTTCCTGCAGGTACTGTGGGACATAAGACAATCCTCCACATCCCCATATTGCCTCCCTCTGCTAAGAGATGAATCAGGACAATGATTCAGAGCTCCTTTCTCAGTCAT
Protein-coding regions in this window:
- the LOC130392188 gene encoding uncharacterized protein LOC130392188 isoform X2, with product MCSSILLLDSLEHNPENDPEYTPVNEDAVDVDVAVDRGRSRKRANPDAWKGNIQKRRRMRGQSYLGRKKNEFINIEERKMEGRCLAEACRKSSKLHCTEIDEGKREKIFKYFWGKLDWKERKIYVKSLVEVSDVKRRRTEAVQSRRSASLCCFLCVDGKRLRVCQRMFLSTLGIKQWSVLKWVGRRDESPEKTARVRVRTEERDFLKSFLLELPKVPSHYCRSSSSKMYLEPLFKSINHLHSQYKQACAANGIQALSRQVFSNTFKELNLSLFHPKKDQCDTCCAFKAGNIEAAVWEEHCVKKDEARAEKDRDKQLANNTTLVACMDLQGLLLCPKLQASALYFKMKLSVHNFTIYNMASHEATNYLWHEGEGGVSANEFASCIVDYLETHLTYTEFILWSDGCGYQNRNLVLSNALLKFATERKKQVTQKYLQRGHTQMECDSVHSVIERKLRNRDVHVPAEYAAVIRGARSSPKPYELKYVDYSFFQDFSKVKICKSIRPGSKAGDPTVHDLRAVRYNVDGSMEFKLLHSDNWQPFTSPSLRKACVSVAPLYTSPQKIKALKFKHLQELKHVLPKDFHPFYDALDHE
- the LOC130392188 gene encoding uncharacterized protein LOC130392188 isoform X1, coding for MCSSILLLDSLEHNPENDPEYTPVNEDAVDVDVAVDRGRSRKRANPDAWKGNIQKRRRMRGQSYLGRKKNEFINIEERKMEGRCLAEACRKSSKLHCTEIDEGKREKIFKYFWGKLDWKERKIYVKSLVEVSDVKRRRTEAVQSRRSASLCCFLCVDGKRLRVCQRMFLSTLGIKQWSVLKWVGRRDESPEKTARVRVRTEERDFLKSFLLELPKVPSHYCRSSSSKMYLEPLFKSINHLHSQYKQACAANGIQALSRQVFSNTFKELNLSLFHPKKDQCDTCCAFKAGNIEAAVWEEHCVKKDEARAEKDRDKQLANNTTLVACMDLQGLLLCPKLQASALYFKMKLSVHNFTIYNMASHEATNYLWHEGEGGVSANEFASCIVDYLETHLTYTEFILWSDGCGYQNRNLVLSNALLKFATERKKQVTQKYLQRGHTQMECDSVHSVIERKLRNRDVHVPAEYAAVIRGARSSPKPYELKYVDYSFFQDFSKVKICKSIRPGSKAGDPTVHDLRAVRSVQTTFSYMKYLPHHIKIFCFINLNLLLVPSYSLFADIPLSFHLSIRYNVDGSMEFKLLHSDNWQPFTSPSLRKACVSVAPLYTSPQKIKALKFKHLQELKHVLPKDFHPFYDALDHE
- the LOC130392188 gene encoding uncharacterized protein LOC130392188 isoform X3, with amino-acid sequence MRGQSYLGRKKNEFINIEERKMEGRCLAEACRKSSKLHCTEIDEGKREKIFKYFWGKLDWKERKIYVKSLVEVSDVKRRRTEAVQSRRSASLCCFLCVDGKRLRVCQRMFLSTLGIKQWSVLKWVGRRDESPEKTARVRVRTEERDFLKSFLLELPKVPSHYCRSSSSKMYLEPLFKSINHLHSQYKQACAANGIQALSRQVFSNTFKELNLSLFHPKKDQCDTCCAFKAGNIEAAVWEEHCVKKDEARAEKDRDKQLANNTTLVACMDLQGLLLCPKLQASALYFKMKLSVHNFTIYNMASHEATNYLWHEGEGGVSANEFASCIVDYLETHLTYTEFILWSDGCGYQNRNLVLSNALLKFATERKKQVTQKYLQRGHTQMECDSVHSVIERKLRNRDVHVPAEYAAVIRGARSSPKPYELKYVDYSFFQDFSKVKICKSIRPGSKAGDPTVHDLRAVRSVQTTFSYMKYLPHHIKIFCFINLNLLLVPSYSLFADIPLSFHLSIRYNVDGSMEFKLLHSDNWQPFTSPSLRKACVSVAPLYTSPQKIKALKFKHLQELKHVLPKDFHPFYDALDHE